Part of the Carnobacterium pleistocenium FTR1 genome is shown below.
GGGTGAATTACTGGCACGTATACGGGCTATGACACGTCGAAAGACAGTATTGCAAGCCAAAATAGTAACATTTGAAGATTTGGAATTAAACAGTGATTCTATTCATATCAGCAATGGTAAGCAAGAAATGAAATTATCGAATAAAGAATTTCAAATATTGCAATTATTGATGGAGAACCCGAAACAATTATTTTCAGCGGAACAACTGATCGAACGCATTTGGGGATGGGATGCAGACATTGAGATGAATAGCATCTGGGTCCATTTAAGTAATTTGCGAAAAAAATTAGCAACACTAGAAGTTCACGTCAGGATCGTTGCTACACGAGGTGTGGGTTATTCATTGGAGGTCATTCGATGATTGAGAAACTGAGAAGGAAATTTATACTAGTTACAATGGCCATCGTTTTTCTCGTCATGTTTGTGGTTTTAGTAACCTTAAATATTACAAATTACTTTCATGCTGTTGAGCGGGCGGATGAAATATTAACCGTTTTAGCTGAGAACGATGGAAGTTTTCCAGAGGAAGAATTTTTAGGACAAGGATCAGAAAACGAACCAGATAGCTTTCCTCCAAATCAAGCGGTATCAGCAGAGACTCCTTTTGAGACGCGCTATTTTACAGTAATGGCTAATGCAGATCGAGAAATTACTCAAATAGATACAACACGAATACGGTCAATAGATTCTGAAACTGGACAAATTTATGCTGGAGATATCTTATCTTCTGGCGAAACAAAAGGCTATGTAGATGATTTGCGCTACAA
Proteins encoded:
- a CDS encoding response regulator transcription factor; the protein is MRLLIAEDEQELARAIQVILENEGYFVDIVHDGKEAYEYASLVDYDGLILDIMMPKLSGLEVLEKLRRESKQIPILLLTAKSAIDDRIGGLDLGADDYLTKPFAMGELLARIRAMTRRKTVLQAKIVTFEDLELNSDSIHISNGKQEMKLSNKEFQILQLLMENPKQLFSAEQLIERIWGWDADIEMNSIWVHLSNLRKKLATLEVHVRIVATRGVGYSLEVIR